One segment of Neodiprion fabricii isolate iyNeoFabr1 chromosome 1, iyNeoFabr1.1, whole genome shotgun sequence DNA contains the following:
- the LOC124177208 gene encoding uncharacterized protein LOC124177208 isoform X2 → MWRAWISANDSYTLGKNFITSNCYTCIEINAHTLIDVIIRLRDSDQPELFLPSLYSSQPCESFFRQVRSMSSTYSTIVNCSMMDIIHRLNRIQVQNEIIIEESENIIFPRFRERKSVINVNTYPLPSNQEIQKTVEDAKCRAIEDLGNLGIFFNNILCTLPFSAKSIQLDSDDESDSEEISEETESANEDTISAELEHDMITLQSVTGTLELKNYSTQTVQLNETSPFAVVRDSSQAEYVVRKSSICWLLNKTKHRLSSDRLQRVREIELPHLSKKESATRSNTVEENPEISIGTWMLFREDTEAETKYRVGLVLGFVYLTGKTDPQREYSRLSADVNNESIGVLCTWYRLISSSLRPAPVGSHDYKCISGYMRTLPTPQIVDGHIFYSDLVLKLILEIIPTTSLQGKDANIGNFVLIEFLTKKTKKYYIGVVKSIQSRDRDCEEDYEVKFMRKVTNSSSSIFVFPDVDDTSYVTGDQIKLILSNPKIDRRRHHVFSDSDLLEYAVI, encoded by the exons ATGTGGCGTGCATGGATTTCGGCAAATGACAGTTACACTTTgggcaaaaattttataacttccAACTGTTACACATGCATTGAAATAAATGCTCATACGCTTATTGACGTCATCATACGCCTGAGAGATTCGGACCAACCAGAACTCTTCCTGCCATCTTTATATAGTAGTCAACCATGTGAAAGCTTTTTCCGACAAGTCCGTTCAATGTCATCCACGTACTCGACTATTGTCAACTGCAGCATGATGGACATCATTCATCGTCTCAATAGAATTCaagtacaaaatgaaatcatcATCGAAGAGtcagaaaatattatatttccaaGATTTAGGGAGAGAAAAAGTGTAATCAATGTCAACACATATCCACTACCTTCTAATCAAGAAATACAGAAAACCGTTGAAGACGCGAAATGTCGAGCTATTGAAGATCTCGGGAACCttggtatatttttcaacaatatcttATGTACACTGCCTTTTTCTGCAAAGTCTATTCAACTAGACTCAGACGACGAATCTGACAGCGAAGAAATCAGCGAGGAAACGGAGAGCGCAAATGAAGACACTATATCTGCAGAACTTGAACATGATATGATTACGTTGCAGTCTGTAACAGGAACTTTGGAACTCAAAAATTACTCCACCCAAACAGTTCAACTAAATGAAACGAGTCCATTTGCAGTCGTGCGTGATTCGTCGCAAGCCGAATACGTCGTTAGAAAATCGTCCATTTGTTGGCTGCTTAATAAAACCAAGCACCGTTTAAGTAGCGACAGACTTCAGAGAGTACGAGAAATCGAACTGCCGCATTTGTCCAAGAAG GAATCAGCTACTAGATCAAATACTGTCGAAGAGAATCCGGAAATAAGTATAGGGACATGGATGCTTTTTAGAGAAGACACTGAGGCAGAAACGAAATACAGAGTAGGCCTTGTTCTTGGATTCGTCTATCTAACTGGAAAAACAGACCCACAAAGAGAATACTCCAGATTAAGCGCTGACGTCAATAATGAAAGTATTGGCGTACTATGTACCTGGTATAGATTAATAAGTTCTAGTCTCCGTCCGGCACCAGTGGGGTCACATGATTACAAATGCATTTCTGGATATATGCGAACTTTACCAACACCACAGATAGTTGAtgggcatattttttattcggatTTAGTTTTGAAACTAATCCTCGAGATTATTCCTACAACTTCACTCCAAG gtAAAGATGCAAATATCGGAAATTTTGTGCTGATCGAATTTCTCAccaaaaaaaccaaaaaatactACATCGGCGTTGTTAAAAGTATCCAATCAAGAGACAGAGATTGCGAGGAAGATTATGAAGTCAAATTCATGCGAAAAGTGACGAATTCGTCGAGCTCCATATTCGTTTTTCCAGATGTGGACGATACAAGTTATGTAACAGGAGATCAAATAAAGCTAATTCTGAGCAACCCGAAAATTGACCGAAGACGTCATCATGTATTCAGTGATTCTGATTTGTTAGAGTACGCTGTGATTTAA
- the LOC124177208 gene encoding uncharacterized protein LOC124177208 isoform X1: MELLLKYNAELKDCVKNLLAQSASKKLTKSCPTVNENSKSNLLVRKLMRISDKQSQAESCGNRYDCTVKKFASYIFMIGGRLSYETLCANLPLPSPSSVSRYLLENGPDIIEGQLRLQELKNYLIKADLPLVIWVSEDATRITGTVQYDPKTNQLIGLVLPTDKNGMPKCKSFMATSPKVMEETMQNIPIASLAYTIMAQPLQKNAASFCLCIFGTDNKFTAEHVLNRFQFIYEQCQQFGIRVLGFSSDGDPRLLKAMRIESQIGISNLDLLFGKENWTWFNSEFCSEYFVCQDTVHIGTKLRNRFIKNSIVLPMGNNIATVSHLKLLIQSQSKDKHQITYSDLDPKDKMNFPSVQKICQENVRKLLNDTVPGSEGTCQYLKILHNTVVSYIDSELTPLERIFSIWYSVFCLRMWRAWISANDSYTLGKNFITSNCYTCIEINAHTLIDVIIRLRDSDQPELFLPSLYSSQPCESFFRQVRSMSSTYSTIVNCSMMDIIHRLNRIQVQNEIIIEESENIIFPRFRERKSVINVNTYPLPSNQEIQKTVEDAKCRAIEDLGNLGIFFNNILCTLPFSAKSIQLDSDDESDSEEISEETESANEDTISAELEHDMITLQSVTGTLELKNYSTQTVQLNETSPFAVVRDSSQAEYVVRKSSICWLLNKTKHRLSSDRLQRVREIELPHLSKKESATRSNTVEENPEISIGTWMLFREDTEAETKYRVGLVLGFVYLTGKTDPQREYSRLSADVNNESIGVLCTWYRLISSSLRPAPVGSHDYKCISGYMRTLPTPQIVDGHIFYSDLVLKLILEIIPTTSLQGKDANIGNFVLIEFLTKKTKKYYIGVVKSIQSRDRDCEEDYEVKFMRKVTNSSSSIFVFPDVDDTSYVTGDQIKLILSNPKIDRRRHHVFSDSDLLEYAVI, translated from the exons ATGGAATTGCTGTTGAAATATAATGCAGAATTAAAGgattgcgtgaaaaatttattagcaCAATCGgcatcgaaaaaattaacgaagtCTTGTCCAACAGTCAATGAAAACAGTAAAAGTAACTTGTTAGTACGAAAATTGATGAGAATTTCTGACAAACAAAGTCAGGCCGAATCTTGCGGGAACAGATACGATTGCACAGTGAAAAAGTTTGCATCGTATATTTTCATGATTGGTGGAAGATTGTCGTACGAAACGTTATGCGCGAACTTGCCTCTACCATCCCCCTCATCTGTCAGTCGGTATTTGTTAGAAAACGGACCAGACATCATTGAAGGGCAGCTTCGATTgcaggaattgaaaaattacttaatCAAGGCCGACCTGCCTCTAGTCATATGGGTAAGCGAAGATGCGACGCGTATTACTGGCACCGTGCAATATGACCCAAAAACTAACCAATTAATTGGGTTGGTATTACCAACAGATAAAAATGGAATGCCTAAGTGCAAATCTTTCATGGCAACGTCACCAAAAGTAATGGAAGAAACGATGCAAAATATTCCAATTGCTTCTTTGGCGTACACAATTATGGCACAGcctttacaaaaaaatgcgGCGTCATTTTGTCTGTGCATATTTGGAACCGACAATAAATTCACAGCCGAACACGTGCTTAACAGATTCCAATTTATTTACGAACAATGTCAGCAATTCGGAATAAGAGTATTAGGATTTTCTTCGGATGGTGATCCAAGATTGTTAAAAGCGATGAGGATTGAAAGCCAAATAGGTATTTCGAATCTTGATTTACTCTTTGGTAAAGAAAATTGGACATGGTTCAACAGTGAATTTTGCAGTGAGTACTTTGTTTGCCAGGATACTGTACACATTGGTACAAAGCTAAGAAATCGCTTCATCAAAAACTCAATTGTTCTGCCGATGGGAAACAATATAGCGACTGTTAGTCACCTGAAACTATTGATACAGTCACAATCTAAAGACAAACACCAGATAACTTATTCTGACTTGGACCCAAAGGATAAAATGAATTTCCCTTCTgttcaaaaaatatgtcaagaaAATGTCAGAAAATTACTCAATGATACAGTACCTGGCAGCGAAGGAACATGtcagtatttgaaaatactacATAACACCGTAGTTTCATACATCGATTCTGAATTAACGCCGTTGGAAAGAATATTTAGCATCTGGTATTCTGTGTTTTGTTTAAGGATGTGGCGTGCATGGATTTCGGCAAATGACAGTTACACTTTgggcaaaaattttataacttccAACTGTTACACATGCATTGAAATAAATGCTCATACGCTTATTGACGTCATCATACGCCTGAGAGATTCGGACCAACCAGAACTCTTCCTGCCATCTTTATATAGTAGTCAACCATGTGAAAGCTTTTTCCGACAAGTCCGTTCAATGTCATCCACGTACTCGACTATTGTCAACTGCAGCATGATGGACATCATTCATCGTCTCAATAGAATTCaagtacaaaatgaaatcatcATCGAAGAGtcagaaaatattatatttccaaGATTTAGGGAGAGAAAAAGTGTAATCAATGTCAACACATATCCACTACCTTCTAATCAAGAAATACAGAAAACCGTTGAAGACGCGAAATGTCGAGCTATTGAAGATCTCGGGAACCttggtatatttttcaacaatatcttATGTACACTGCCTTTTTCTGCAAAGTCTATTCAACTAGACTCAGACGACGAATCTGACAGCGAAGAAATCAGCGAGGAAACGGAGAGCGCAAATGAAGACACTATATCTGCAGAACTTGAACATGATATGATTACGTTGCAGTCTGTAACAGGAACTTTGGAACTCAAAAATTACTCCACCCAAACAGTTCAACTAAATGAAACGAGTCCATTTGCAGTCGTGCGTGATTCGTCGCAAGCCGAATACGTCGTTAGAAAATCGTCCATTTGTTGGCTGCTTAATAAAACCAAGCACCGTTTAAGTAGCGACAGACTTCAGAGAGTACGAGAAATCGAACTGCCGCATTTGTCCAAGAAG GAATCAGCTACTAGATCAAATACTGTCGAAGAGAATCCGGAAATAAGTATAGGGACATGGATGCTTTTTAGAGAAGACACTGAGGCAGAAACGAAATACAGAGTAGGCCTTGTTCTTGGATTCGTCTATCTAACTGGAAAAACAGACCCACAAAGAGAATACTCCAGATTAAGCGCTGACGTCAATAATGAAAGTATTGGCGTACTATGTACCTGGTATAGATTAATAAGTTCTAGTCTCCGTCCGGCACCAGTGGGGTCACATGATTACAAATGCATTTCTGGATATATGCGAACTTTACCAACACCACAGATAGTTGAtgggcatattttttattcggatTTAGTTTTGAAACTAATCCTCGAGATTATTCCTACAACTTCACTCCAAG gtAAAGATGCAAATATCGGAAATTTTGTGCTGATCGAATTTCTCAccaaaaaaaccaaaaaatactACATCGGCGTTGTTAAAAGTATCCAATCAAGAGACAGAGATTGCGAGGAAGATTATGAAGTCAAATTCATGCGAAAAGTGACGAATTCGTCGAGCTCCATATTCGTTTTTCCAGATGTGGACGATACAAGTTATGTAACAGGAGATCAAATAAAGCTAATTCTGAGCAACCCGAAAATTGACCGAAGACGTCATCATGTATTCAGTGATTCTGATTTGTTAGAGTACGCTGTGATTTAA
- the LOC124177208 gene encoding uncharacterized protein LOC124177208 isoform X3, with protein sequence MEESASKAEKESMAKTIAGNVKEQKFWVVIRKELGVDPPLYLKHLLTCLGFDSAAALKNLSSEAFLEMEKFAQTDMLGLLGEDGYTKSDFFGIYSNTPEQFRILRGHRFCLFEIQKYIIEKGLNHFATAEQDINEKLTNIKAKKETKETLKAVSGKKSDPQSRKSQDLLSEEDQLYMLIKNWFSKQPDGEETFKDYLESPKNRYIEVSVKEDVDEEITYSGKISCCLCKTKITAHKAEYGKSVPRKTRWVCQNFMKHVKEKHLTLNPVENSKENLFPRKHNNSNKIDTKSGQAEKNTANVLKNVVANTTAFTSSCKKVQPEVQPLITDVFDKGTNDNDNWNTNASLSDSIANKNQKLGQNLPRIIEDVKLVTPVEIRRDIIKIEKSRGKRHITREIESDDETEAKPTKRSKNRIESDEELEVSARDKPNDESDVRSQAVIVESTNDELQGEFNLGIM encoded by the coding sequence ATGGAGGAATCAGCGAGCAAGGCAGAAAAGGAGAGTATGGCGAAGACCATCGCTGGAAATGTTAAAGAACAAAAGTTTTGGGTCGTAATTAGGAAGGAACTTGGAGTTGATCCACCGTTGTACCTGAAGCATCTCCTCACCTGTCTGGGTTTCGATTCAGCGGCCGCTCTGAAAAACCTTTCAAGCGAAGCCTTTCTAGAAATGGAGAAATTTGCCCAAACTGACATGCTGGGATTGTTAGGCGAAGATGGTTACACAAAATCAGACTTCTTCGGTATCTACAGTAATACACCTGAACAATTCCGCATACTACGAGGACATAGGTTTTGCCTCTTCGAAATTCAGAAGTATATTATAGAAAAGGGGTTGAACCATTTTGCTACGGCCGAACAggatattaatgaaaaattaactaacatcaaagcaaaaaaagaaaccaaggAAACGCTAAAAGCTGTatcgggaaaaaaatcagatcCACAGTCACGAAAATCACAGGACTTATTGAGTGAAGAAGATCAATTATACATGCTCATTAAAAATTGGTTTTCTAAGCAACCAGATGGTGAAGAAACCTTCAAAGATTATTTAGAAAGCCCTAAAAATCGGTATATAGAGGTATCTGTCAAAGAAGACGTTGACGAAGAAATTACCTATTCGGGGAAAATATCGTGTTGCCTGTGTAAAACTAAAATTACCGCGCATAAAGCCGAATACGGGAAATCAGTACCGAGGAAAACTCGTTGGGTatgtcaaaattttatgaagcACGTAAAGGAAAAACATTTGACTTTGAACCCTGTGGAAAATTCgaaggaaaatttatttcctcgCAAGCATAACAATAGcaataaaattgatacaaaATCGGGTCaggcggaaaaaaatacagcaaaTGTTCTCAAAAACGTCGTCGCTAACACTACAGCTTTTACTTCTAGTTGTAAAAAGGTTCAACCCGAGGTTCAACCACTTATTACGGATGTATTCGATAAAGGCACCAATGACAATGATAACTGGAATACAAATGCTAGTTTGAGCGACAGTATCGCAAACAAGAACCAGAAGCTCGGCCAAAATTTACCAAGAATTATCGAAGACGTGAAATTAGTCACACCCGTTGAAATAAGAAgggatattattaaaattgaaaaaagcaGGGGAAAAAGGCATATTACTAGAGAAATTGAGAGTGATGACGAAACGGAAGCGAAACCTACTAAACggtcgaaaaatcgaattgaaagCGATGAAGAACTCGAAGTATCTGCACGTGACAAGCCAAATGATGAATCGGATGTTAGATCACAAGCTGTGATAGTTGAAAGTACAAATGATGAGTTACAGGGGGAATTCAACCTCGGAATAATGTAA